A region of the Vibrio tubiashii genome:
TTCATTTAAAGACTTACAGCTCGATTGGACTTATACCGCAGATAGAATCAAATTCGATGGTCTGCGTGGTCGAATTAAAGATGGCAGCTTGAGTTTCTACCCCAAAGGTCACGCGAGCCAAGCGTTGATTGTGAAAAGTTCCTACGCGGGTAACCGAATCATGCTCTGCGCGCTAAGTGAAAGTCGTTATGGTTTTCCCAACTGTGCGTAATTGTCGTCAACGTGGGGCAAGTCTAGCCGAGCTACTGATCGCTTCGATCATGGGAGTGATGGCGATTGGGGTTATCGGAACGGTATTTACTAGCGGACAAAAGCTCGCCACCGAGCGAGGAAAACAATTGCTGCTTGCGCAAAACCTATCGAGTACCCTATTGCAAATAAAAGAGGACATTCACCGAGCAGGTTTTAATGGCGTTGCAGCTATCCCTGCCCAGTTGTCTGGAGCGACTTCTCATCTTTATATCGACAATGAGCTAGGGGTACTTGGCTATGTTTACCGCATCGCTTCTACGGGAAGCGCTTCATTTCGAAATGTCGTCTATAAACGTGAAGAGTCAGAAACCATAGAGCTAGGAGACTCACTCAAACTGTGCGAAAAGCACACTAGCGAGCCTCTCTCAATTTCCTCCGCTTCTTCATCTGGGCTCGGAGGTTACTGTTTTAATTTGTTTAACCCTAAACAAATATCTGTGACAGAGTTTTCGCTCAATAAAGAAGTGGTCAAAGGTGGCGAGGCGGAGACGCGAATGGTGACCATATCAATCCACGCGCACCTTCTTTCTGACACTGAGATAACTTATGAATCCAATCTCACTGCGTTACTTAGGAACTGGCAATGAGGCGCACCATTGAAAGAGGGTTTGCGACTCTACTTATTACCAGCGTTGTTTTGGTCACGGCTTTGTTAGTCGGGTTAACTAGTTATAAAGTTCTGTTTTATCAGATTAAACGAGCGCAAAATGAAGTTAAGGTTAGGAAGGCTCACTGGCAATCTGAAGCGGGTGTAGAATGCGCCTACGCTTATGTAAATGCATTTCCGGATCAGCTTAACGCGCTTTCTTCTGCGGCTAACACCTTACTTAATGATGTATGTAAAGAAACCTTGCAACTCGAAGCGCTTTATATTGAGCCGCTCAACGAAGATAACTACCTAGTACACGCCATTAGTGAAAACTATCGAATTAATCGCCGTTTTCATCACAGTGAAGTGAGTGGTATGGGCGCGATTCAATCGACAGCGGATTTACGTTTGATTGGGAGCATCGATATTGCTCCAGATGCGCCAAGAGAGGCTCGAACTGATGGTTTTTATGACTGCGTGGCGGTGAGGTATCTCTCTAAAGTGGCGTATGAAACAGGGGGAAGTACAGGAACATTGTCGACCAGCGCGCCTATGGTTAACGGACCTTATTCAGGTTTTAATGGCGAGTGCGCACCAGAGTACAAAACCTCTCTGTCTAGCAATCAAAGCACCTCTGAAACAGGCAATTTGTTTAAAAACGATTACCAACAAGATTCGCAGCTTAATACGTTTCAGAATTACTTTAATATGACGAAAAACGCTGAAAACATTGCGCGCGCCAAGCTGCAATATCAGGTGATCTCGCTAGCGACTGTTTCTGACGGCCACAACTGCGCTGATGTGATTAATAGCCAATTAACATCGACCAATAACAAGCTATGGATAGAAGGGCACTGCATCATCACCACTCCTTTGAACATTGCTTGGCCTTCATCACTCGTGGTAGAGAATGGTATTTTCTCTTCGACAGGTTCAAATGTATTTGCCGGATCTTTCTATCACTTAGTGGACATGACGTCATTAGACTTTAGCGCGTCGAGCCTGAATGATTATTGGAATGCAGTCAGCTTTAATAGTTCTATTCAGGCTTGGCTGGGTAGTCATACCGTCTATTTTGATAACGGTTCATTTCATCCCAAAGGTGGGTTGCACTTTGATGCGCCGGGTGGGGAAGTGGTACTAAAAGGCTCCTATGACTTAGATTACTCAGCAGCGAATAACCCTATTGAGGGGCGTAAAGTATTTGCTTGGTATCCCGGAGGCTGGTATGGGCAATAGTCGGCGAGGTTTTTCTCTATTGGAGGTGTTAATTGCCTTGTTGCTGATCGGTATTGCGAGTCTGGCTTTGATAAAGTTGCAGGTCTACACCGAGCAAAGGAGTGATTTCGCGGTTAAGAGTATTGAAGGGTTAAATCTGATTGAAAATAAACTGGAGTGGTTTCGTACCCGAGGGGCAGACCCAAGTCAGTCTAGCGTCGCGGTGGCAGATTTCGATTTGATAAGCAGTGGTTCTGACTCTCTACCTCCTTATCAGCTTAGTTGGCAAATTAGCACGCCATCTGCTGCGCTCTCTTCTTCACTTAAACAGATAACGATTAGCGCACACTGGCAAGATCGTCTGGGAGAACTTCAGCAGTTAACTCTTACTACTATGATTGCAAGGGATGGTGAGTTTATAAGCAGATAGATTCATATTGTGAATTGATAGATCTATTTTACTAACCTGCATACGTTATATTTTGCATTTTAGTTTCATTATTGTTTATTAATCTCGGGAGTTTGTGTTTGTAGTTTGTTGCACGTAGATGGCGTTTTTGCAAAATATGTCTCCAATTATGGAAAAACCTCTAGATTGTTGTGCTTTATTAGAGTGGATTCACTAAAATACATGGTGAAAAATAGACCGACATAATAAATGCATAAAGGTCTACCGCAACAACATCACATATGGAGTTACCATGAGTAACCAAGCAATTAATAAAGCTCCGTCACCAAAGCCTAGTGGTATGGACCGCTTCCTAAACTTTATTGAACGAGCGGGTAACAAGATCCCAGATCCTGCCATCCTGTTCTTTTGGGCACTGATCATTACATGGGGTGCATCTGCCCTTCTTTCTAACTTCACGTTCGACCTTATTAATCCACGTTCGGGTGAAGCGCTTGCAATCAACAACCTTCTGACTGGCGAATCTCTAGCAAGCTTTCTAGCGAACATGGTTACTACCTTTACTGGTTTTGCACCACTAGGTATCGTGCTTGTAGCGATGCTAGGTGTTGGTGTTGCTGACTCTTCTGGCTTCATTACAACTGGCCTTAAGAAAATGCTTAACTTCACACCAGCTAAGCTTCTTACACCAATGCTAATCCTTGTCGCAATCGTATCGCACACTGCTGCAGATGCGGGCTACGTACTGGTTATTCCTCTTGGTGGTATCATTTTCCACGCAGCTGGTCGTCACCCTCTAGCTGGTATCGCAGCGGCGTTTGCTGGTGTATCTGGTGGTTTCTCTGCTAACTTTATCCCTTCAGGTATTGACCCACTATTAGCAGGTTTCACGCAAACAGCAGCACAAGTTCTTGACCCTGAGTACGTAGTTAACCCACTGGCGAACATCTTCTTCACGGGTATTTCTTCAGTCATCATCGTAGCGATTGGTTGGTATGTTACTGAGAAAATCATTGAACCTCGCCTAGCTAATACACCAGTTGATGAAGATGCAGAAAAAGCACCGGATCTAGGTTCATTCACTGAGCTAGAGTCAAAAGCGTTCCGTTACGCTGGTTGGGCTATGCTTGCGGGTATCGCTCTATTGGTTGTTGCTCTGATCCCAGAAACATCAGCACTGCGTTCTCCTGAAGGTGAAATCACAGCGTTCTCAGCACCAATTATGAAGTCGATTGTTCCATTGATCTTCATTCTGTTTATCATCCCTGGTTACGTTTACGGTAAAGTGTCGGGTACGTTCAAAACCAGTAACGATATTATCAAAGCGATGGCAGATACTATGTCTACCATGGGCGCTTACATCGTAATGTCGTTCTTCTGTGCTCAGTTCCTATCGGCGTTCGCTCAGTCAAACATTGGTACTCTTCTAGCGCTATACGGTGCTGAAGGCCTGAAAGCGATGAACCTACCAGGTGAAGCAACGATCATCGGTATGATCCTTCTGACTGCGTCTGTGAACCTTCTCATTGGTTCTGCGTCAGCGAAATGGGCTCTGATTGGTCCAATCCTAGTTCCAATGCTAATGGCAGTTGGTATCTCACCAGAACTGTCTCAAGCGGCTTACCGTGTTGGTGATTCTGTTTCGAACATCATCTCTCCTCTGATGGTTTTCTTCCCACTTGTTGTGGTTTACTGTCAGCGCTACGTGAAGTCGACTGGTATCGGTACTCTAGCTTCACTAATGATGCCATTCTCTATCGCAATGCTGATTGGTTGGTCTATCTTCCTAGTTGTGTACTGGATGCTAGGTATCCCTCTAGGTATTCAAGCGCCTTACACTTACACGATGTAATTGTTGACTACCGAACACCCAATGATAAAGCCTCGCTAATTAGCGAGGCTTTTGTTTTTGTGGTGGAATATAAATCCAGTAAATGTCTGTTTCCTGGTTTTTTGAAATGTAAAAATTAATTTTTATTGGTTGTTAATTCTATCTAAGTGCTTTGGGGTAACATTAATGGTAGATCTGCATTAGGCCTATTGGCCTATTGTCTTGTGATAAGCATTCACTATGGTTTTTTATTTTGCTCACACTTCTAAGCGTGGTTTTACACCCTATATTCTGTTTGATAATGTGCCCGACCAATTTATTAAATGTGACTCAGTTAAAAGTTTAGGATGTCATTTATGAGTGAAATTGCAGCGTCTGAAGCAAAGCCTTCAGGGGTTATCGGGTTCATCGAAAGAGCGGGTAAGAAAATCCCAGATCCGGTCATTATTTTTATGTTCTTGTTTGCGTTTTCTCTGGTTGTTACCGGATTGATGGATGGCGTGAGCTTTGAAACCATGGGCAAGGGCGGGGAAGCCGTTCAGTTCTCGATTAAGAACATGTTAGCGGCGGAAAACTTCCGTTGGATGTTTGAGAACGCACTATTGCAAAACTGGTTAGCGTTTGGTCATGGCGTACTTGGCGTTATCTTGATTGTAATGCTAGGTGTTGGCATTGCGGAAAACTCTGGACTTTTAACCGCAGTCATCAAGAAAGTAGGTCTAAAGATTAGTGACCGCTTACTTCCATTGTTGGTTGTCTTCCTTGGTATCATGAGTTCTATTGCGGCGGATGCGGGTTACTTAGTACTGATTCCTCTTGCGGGTCTTCTTTATGCAGGACTAGGCAAAAACCCATTGATCGGTATGGCAGCGGCATTTGCGGGTGTATCAGCAGGCTTTAGTGCTAACTTGCTGCCAGCGACACCCGTTGATGTTGTTTTAGGCGTGAATGCTAAGATCTTTGCTGAATCTCAAAACATCCCGTTCGTTGGTCGTAACGGTGAAGAACTTAACCCTGCTACCATGCACTACTTCTTCGTTTTGGTATCAACCTTCCTGCTTGCTGTGGTTGGTGCGTGGGTGACCAAGCGCTTTATCACTCCTCGTCTGGAAAAGATGTCTTATCAACTGCCTGAGGAAGTGAACTTTGATGAGTTCGAACTTACCAAGCAAGAGCAAAAAGGTCTGCGTTGGGCTGGTGTTGGCCTAGTAGCGACTTTAGCAGCGATCTATGGCTTGGCGATTGGCCCATTAGCGACTTACACCAATGACGCAGGAAAAGAGGTAACCCCTTACCTAGATAACATCATCCTTCTTATCTCTTTAGTGTTTGCGGTTGTTGGTCTTTGTTTTGGTGTGGCAACAGGCAAGTTCAAGAAGCTGCAAGATGTAGTAAGTGCTATGGTGAAGCAGATGAACACCATGGGTTATGTGTTAGTACTGACCTTCTTCTGTTACAACTTCTTGGCGCTACTTAGCTACTCAGGTTTAGGCACTTACGTGACTTACCTAGGCGCGACTTTCTTACAGTCGCTAGGTCTGCAACAGTTCCCTGCGTTAATGCTACTTGGCTTTATTCTAACTACTGCTGTGATTAACTTGTTCGTTGGTGGTCTAACATCAAAGTGGATGTTGCTTGGTCCAATTTTCGTTCCTATGCTGTATCAGGTTAACCCGAACATGACGCCAGACTTAGTCACCGCGGCTTACCGTGTTGCTGACTCTTCAACCAACATCATTACTCCAATGATGAGCTATGCGGGTGTGGTACTGGCCTTTATGCGTAAGTACAAACCTGAGCTGACATTTGGTGATGTGATTGCCATTATGGTGCCTTATTCTGTGGCTTTCTTGACTCTGTGGTCGGCGGTATTGATTGGTTTCTTTACCTTTGGTTTGCCGTTAGGTTTTTAATCTTACCGAGCTCTCTATTCACAACGCCCAGCTTAAAACGCTGGGCGTTTTGTTATACTCGATTTGAAACGCTATAATCCATCCCCCAAATTAATGCTGCGAGCAAACATAGTGTCTACTGAGCAAGAAGCCCCACAATTTTCTGAACTAGATCATCATTTTATGCGCTTGGCACTTAAGCTGGCCGAAAGAGCAGAAGCTGAAGGTGAAGTGCCTGTTGGCGCTGTACTGGTAAAAGAGGGCGAAGTGATTGCGGAGGGGTGGAATCAATCCATCGGTGAGCATGATGCGACGGCTCACGCTGAAATGCAGACCCTACGTAAAGCGGGGCAAGCCTTGCAGAACTACCGTTTGTTGGACACGACGCTTTACGTCACTTTAGAACCATGCCCGATGTGCGCAGGTGCACTTCTACACAGTCGAGTTAAACGAATCGTATTTGGGGCGCGCGATCTCAAAGCAGGGGCAGCAGGAAGTGTGTTAAATCTATTTGAGCACCAAGCGGCTTATCACTATGCGGATGTTGAATATGGCTTACTAGAAGATGAGTGCCGTATTCAGTTACAGACATTTTTTAGACGTCGTCGTAAAGAACAAAAAGCGCAGCGTAAAAAAGCGAGAAAGTTGCAGCAGAAGGAGCAGTAGGTTTTTAAGCAAACATCTTGGCTAAGATGTTTGCTCTCTGGGTTTATACAGCGATTAACTGCATAAATGCGCGGTGACGTGCAATCACCTTTTTCTTGTTGTTGCTCAGCATACGCTTGCGGCGGTTTGCGGCAACGGTTTTATTAAGGCGTTTTGACTGCATTTTACGTCTAAGCATAAAACAACCTCCTATTGTGGTTAAAATAAAATCAATCACGATCGCTATCGAAGGTAACTGATATTCAGACGGTTAACGTCTTATACCTGCTCATTGTTACGATTTTAAGAAAGTTCGCAAGTGATCTTCGACACGATATTATATGTGGGCGAGGGAGAGGGAATTCAAGAGCGCAATCTT
Encoded here:
- a CDS encoding AbgT family transporter gives rise to the protein MSNQAINKAPSPKPSGMDRFLNFIERAGNKIPDPAILFFWALIITWGASALLSNFTFDLINPRSGEALAINNLLTGESLASFLANMVTTFTGFAPLGIVLVAMLGVGVADSSGFITTGLKKMLNFTPAKLLTPMLILVAIVSHTAADAGYVLVIPLGGIIFHAAGRHPLAGIAAAFAGVSGGFSANFIPSGIDPLLAGFTQTAAQVLDPEYVVNPLANIFFTGISSVIIVAIGWYVTEKIIEPRLANTPVDEDAEKAPDLGSFTELESKAFRYAGWAMLAGIALLVVALIPETSALRSPEGEITAFSAPIMKSIVPLIFILFIIPGYVYGKVSGTFKTSNDIIKAMADTMSTMGAYIVMSFFCAQFLSAFAQSNIGTLLALYGAEGLKAMNLPGEATIIGMILLTASVNLLIGSASAKWALIGPILVPMLMAVGISPELSQAAYRVGDSVSNIISPLMVFFPLVVVYCQRYVKSTGIGTLASLMMPFSIAMLIGWSIFLVVYWMLGIPLGIQAPYTYTM
- a CDS encoding prepilin-type N-terminal cleavage/methylation domain-containing protein; translated protein: MGNSRRGFSLLEVLIALLLIGIASLALIKLQVYTEQRSDFAVKSIEGLNLIENKLEWFRTRGADPSQSSVAVADFDLISSGSDSLPPYQLSWQISTPSAALSSSLKQITISAHWQDRLGELQQLTLTTMIARDGEFISR
- a CDS encoding AbgT family transporter, translated to MSEIAASEAKPSGVIGFIERAGKKIPDPVIIFMFLFAFSLVVTGLMDGVSFETMGKGGEAVQFSIKNMLAAENFRWMFENALLQNWLAFGHGVLGVILIVMLGVGIAENSGLLTAVIKKVGLKISDRLLPLLVVFLGIMSSIAADAGYLVLIPLAGLLYAGLGKNPLIGMAAAFAGVSAGFSANLLPATPVDVVLGVNAKIFAESQNIPFVGRNGEELNPATMHYFFVLVSTFLLAVVGAWVTKRFITPRLEKMSYQLPEEVNFDEFELTKQEQKGLRWAGVGLVATLAAIYGLAIGPLATYTNDAGKEVTPYLDNIILLISLVFAVVGLCFGVATGKFKKLQDVVSAMVKQMNTMGYVLVLTFFCYNFLALLSYSGLGTYVTYLGATFLQSLGLQQFPALMLLGFILTTAVINLFVGGLTSKWMLLGPIFVPMLYQVNPNMTPDLVTAAYRVADSSTNIITPMMSYAGVVLAFMRKYKPELTFGDVIAIMVPYSVAFLTLWSAVLIGFFTFGLPLGF
- the tadA gene encoding tRNA adenosine(34) deaminase TadA, whose protein sequence is MLRANIVSTEQEAPQFSELDHHFMRLALKLAERAEAEGEVPVGAVLVKEGEVIAEGWNQSIGEHDATAHAEMQTLRKAGQALQNYRLLDTTLYVTLEPCPMCAGALLHSRVKRIVFGARDLKAGAAGSVLNLFEHQAAYHYADVEYGLLEDECRIQLQTFFRRRRKEQKAQRKKARKLQQKEQ
- a CDS encoding PilW family protein, coding for MVFPTVRNCRQRGASLAELLIASIMGVMAIGVIGTVFTSGQKLATERGKQLLLAQNLSSTLLQIKEDIHRAGFNGVAAIPAQLSGATSHLYIDNELGVLGYVYRIASTGSASFRNVVYKREESETIELGDSLKLCEKHTSEPLSISSASSSGLGGYCFNLFNPKQISVTEFSLNKEVVKGGEAETRMVTISIHAHLLSDTEITYESNLTALLRNWQ